One genomic window of Maribacter aquivivus includes the following:
- a CDS encoding response regulator transcription factor: MSEITRIVLADDHALVRDGIRSLLESESDLEVIGEASNGKEAIELVGKVNPDLLIIDIRMPVMNGIDAVAELTKSKSEVKTIILSMHDSEEYILKSISSGANGYLLKDTDKSEFIKAIHTVREGGKYFSGDISNVLVNNLLGAKKQVVKEEEPRKSADNVFDLTNKELKVLELVLSGLTNQQISEKLQNSKRTIETHRFNLMRKMDVKNLIDLSKKAQKHNLI; encoded by the coding sequence TTGAGTGAAATAACAAGAATAGTATTGGCAGATGATCACGCTTTGGTTAGGGACGGAATCCGTTCTTTATTGGAGTCTGAATCTGATTTGGAAGTGATCGGTGAAGCATCGAACGGTAAAGAGGCTATTGAATTGGTAGGCAAGGTAAATCCTGATCTTTTAATCATTGATATTAGGATGCCCGTCATGAACGGTATTGATGCCGTAGCTGAACTTACCAAAAGTAAATCAGAGGTGAAGACCATTATACTTTCCATGCATGATTCTGAAGAATATATTTTAAAATCTATTAGTTCAGGCGCAAATGGGTATCTATTAAAAGACACCGACAAGTCAGAATTTATTAAGGCAATACATACCGTTAGAGAAGGCGGTAAATACTTTAGTGGAGATATTAGTAATGTTTTGGTAAATAACTTATTGGGAGCTAAAAAACAAGTGGTTAAAGAAGAAGAGCCACGTAAAAGCGCTGACAATGTTTTTGATTTAACCAACAAAGAGCTTAAGGTATTAGAGTTGGTATTGTCTGGTTTAACAAATCAACAGATATCAGAAAAACTACAAAACAGTAAACGTACAATTGAAACGCATCGTTTTAATTTAATGCGTAAGATGGATGTGAAAAATCTCATAGATCTTTCTAAAAAGGCACAGAAGCATAATTTGATTTAG
- a CDS encoding alginate export family protein has product MKKQYLLITLLFLAANSIYAQFTLDGQFRPRTEYRNGFGSIIPDAADAGFAISTRARLNAKYESEAYQFYLSIQDVMVWGENRQILPDDQNDSFAVFEAWANINLGKGWSTKLGRQSIAYDDQRIFGGLDWAQQGRNHDAGLLKYKKDKFMLDVGLAFSQDFDNPTGFQSVGTAYNTSGFFTYKTMQYLYAKQQWDKFSGSILALNNGFQNFDTEGAADGVSSLQTIGTHLAYKAGSFSANANLFLQTGERQNEVKVGGAYLLGLELGYKASDKVALGLGTEVISGNKADTTDKTEAFFPLYGTNHKFNGFMDYFYVGNHANSVGLFDIHASAKFDLGKKSSLLVKVLNFSGEQELPSGEKSLGTEIDLVFSKAFNGYGLAVGYSQMFAADGMYELKGVTEDLAASSQNWAWVQLTIKPQFLNTKKE; this is encoded by the coding sequence ATGAAAAAGCAATATTTACTAATCACCTTATTGTTTCTGGCGGCAAATTCAATTTATGCCCAATTTACGTTAGACGGGCAGTTTAGACCAAGAACAGAATATAGAAATGGTTTCGGAAGCATAATTCCTGATGCTGCAGATGCTGGTTTCGCAATCTCTACCCGTGCACGGTTAAATGCCAAATATGAATCAGAAGCGTATCAGTTTTACTTAAGCATACAAGATGTAATGGTTTGGGGCGAGAACAGACAAATTCTACCAGATGATCAGAACGATTCTTTTGCAGTATTTGAAGCATGGGCAAATATTAATTTAGGCAAAGGATGGTCTACAAAATTAGGTAGACAATCAATAGCTTATGATGACCAACGTATTTTTGGCGGATTGGATTGGGCGCAACAAGGTAGAAACCATGATGCGGGACTTTTAAAGTATAAGAAAGATAAATTCATGTTAGATGTTGGTCTTGCTTTTAGTCAAGATTTTGATAACCCAACAGGGTTTCAGTCTGTAGGTACAGCATATAATACATCAGGTTTTTTTACATATAAAACCATGCAATACCTATACGCCAAGCAACAATGGGATAAGTTCTCCGGTAGCATATTGGCATTGAATAATGGTTTCCAAAATTTTGATACTGAAGGTGCTGCAGATGGAGTAAGTAGCTTGCAAACTATTGGTACACATTTAGCATATAAAGCAGGAAGCTTTAGTGCAAATGCCAACCTATTTTTACAAACGGGAGAAAGACAGAACGAAGTAAAAGTTGGCGGTGCATATTTACTAGGTTTAGAGCTTGGGTATAAGGCTAGTGATAAGGTAGCTTTAGGTTTAGGTACAGAAGTTATTAGCGGAAACAAAGCGGATACTACAGACAAAACAGAGGCATTTTTTCCACTATACGGAACCAATCATAAGTTTAACGGATTCATGGATTATTTCTACGTAGGTAACCATGCAAATTCTGTAGGCCTATTTGACATTCACGCCAGTGCAAAATTCGATTTAGGAAAGAAATCTAGCTTACTGGTTAAAGTCTTAAATTTTAGTGGAGAACAAGAATTGCCAAGCGGAGAAAAATCATTGGGTACAGAAATTGACTTGGTCTTTTCAAAGGCTTTCAATGGTTATGGGTTAGCAGTTGGATATTCTCAAATGTTCGCTGCAGACGGTATGTATGAGCTAAAAGGGGTTACAGAAGATTTAGCAGCAAGTAGCCAAAACTGGGCTTGGGTACAGTTGACCATTAAGCCTCAGTTTTTGAATACCAAAAAAGAATAG
- a CDS encoding ABC transporter ATP-binding protein → MNTTQQSNQTYSENGIVYPSNIMLDLSNLKKVYPTPKGDYVVLEDLNLQILKEEFVTIIGHSGCGKTTMLSMIAGLNPISGGNISVLGNPVKGPGPDRGVIFQSPSLMPWMTALQNVLLGVNQVFPHATKGQRQDIAKYYLHKVGLENAFHKKASELSQGMQQRVGIARAFAIKPKVLLLDEPFGMLDSLTRGELQDILIEIWNKEKITAVMITHDVDEAIFLADRVIMMTSGPKAKIGDILSIDFERPRTRKSVLENDDYYTYRKHLIDFLEH, encoded by the coding sequence ATGAACACAACACAACAATCTAACCAGACATATTCAGAAAACGGTATTGTTTATCCATCCAATATAATGTTAGATCTTTCTAATTTAAAAAAGGTTTACCCGACGCCAAAGGGCGATTATGTTGTACTAGAAGATTTAAATCTACAGATATTAAAAGAAGAATTTGTGACGATTATAGGGCATTCAGGTTGTGGTAAAACAACCATGCTTTCTATGATAGCAGGTCTTAATCCAATTTCCGGAGGTAATATTTCAGTTTTAGGAAATCCTGTAAAAGGTCCTGGACCAGATAGGGGAGTTATTTTTCAATCTCCAAGTTTAATGCCCTGGATGACGGCTTTGCAGAATGTATTGCTTGGGGTTAATCAAGTTTTTCCGCATGCAACAAAAGGGCAACGCCAAGACATTGCAAAATACTATTTGCACAAAGTAGGTCTAGAGAATGCCTTCCATAAAAAAGCATCAGAATTATCTCAAGGTATGCAACAACGTGTGGGTATTGCTAGAGCATTTGCTATTAAGCCAAAAGTATTGTTGTTAGATGAACCTTTTGGAATGTTAGACTCGCTGACTAGGGGAGAATTACAAGATATTCTTATAGAGATTTGGAACAAGGAGAAAATTACTGCGGTTATGATTACACATGATGTTGATGAAGCTATTTTTCTAGCAGATCGCGTCATTATGATGACCAGTGGCCCAAAGGCAAAAATAGGAGACATCCTTTCCATTGATTTTGAAAGACCGCGTACTCGTAAATCCGTATTAGAGAACGATGATTATTACACCTATAGAAAACACCTAATAGACTTTTTAGAACACTAA
- a CDS encoding ABC transporter ATP-binding protein → MAYLELNNIYKTYGEGDVSTEVLSNINLTMDEGEFVAIVGFTGSGKTTLVNLINGLLQPTSGEVLFKGVPVTDTSHERGVIFQNYSLLPWLTVGQNIYMAVKEAFPKENKKALMEIVKNYVGMVNLSPAINKRPKELSGGMRQRVAVARALAMNPEMIIMDEPLGALDALTRGNLQDEILNIWSQDKRTALLITNDVDEGIYMADRIIPLKPGPNATLGPEFKIDIERPRDKTAMNDNPEYKKTRNSIIEYLMDIGDERKTVSDVEYKLPELTPKSFVA, encoded by the coding sequence ATGGCATATTTAGAATTAAATAATATTTATAAAACCTATGGTGAGGGAGATGTTAGTACAGAAGTACTTTCTAACATCAACCTGACTATGGATGAAGGTGAGTTTGTAGCTATTGTAGGATTTACCGGAAGTGGAAAAACCACTTTAGTAAATCTTATAAACGGGCTATTGCAACCAACTAGCGGAGAGGTTCTTTTTAAAGGAGTTCCGGTAACCGATACTAGTCATGAGCGTGGTGTGATTTTTCAAAACTATTCGCTGTTACCTTGGTTGACAGTGGGTCAAAATATTTACATGGCGGTAAAAGAAGCTTTTCCGAAGGAGAATAAAAAAGCCTTGATGGAAATAGTGAAAAATTACGTAGGCATGGTAAATCTTAGTCCGGCAATTAATAAGAGACCTAAAGAATTATCAGGGGGAATGCGACAAAGGGTTGCGGTAGCACGTGCTTTGGCCATGAATCCTGAAATGATCATCATGGATGAACCTTTAGGAGCATTAGATGCTTTGACAAGAGGAAATTTACAAGATGAAATCTTAAATATTTGGAGTCAAGATAAACGTACCGCATTGCTTATTACCAACGATGTTGATGAGGGTATTTATATGGCAGATAGAATAATTCCATTGAAACCAGGTCCGAATGCCACTTTGGGTCCAGAGTTTAAGATTGATATTGAAAGACCAAGGGATAAAACGGCAATGAACGATAATCCTGAGTACAAGAAAACAAGAAACTCCATCATCGAATACTTAATGGATATAGGTGATGAGAGAAAAACAGTTTCTGACGTAGAATATAAACTTCCAGAGCTTACGCCAAAAAGCTTCGTAGCCTAA
- a CDS encoding ABC transporter permease: MEQEMVLKNENSLSSSLKQMLLKLTPSIKKDGIIKSLKNTGITLLSILLFIGLWQMGSKALYNKEANYRVEKALQEQGEAAAVAERACIESGDSSCQPNTLPSPSQVWASLQSLIADHKVIRADKAAFAEKMAVTNEKMISQGKDPIVYTGRASFVDIVLTSIKTVFAGFLLAMFIAVPIGIVIGLSPSLRSAFNWFIQIFKPVSPVVWYLLVFMIVKTLYIGDNSDNAFVISFISVGLCAMWATLVNTAMGVASVDKDYINVAKVLKLGTFQKVFKVILPSSLPLIFTGLRITLSVAWMVLIAIELLAQSQGLGLFVWEEFQNGANDSNSKIIVAMFVIGIIGFLLDRLMLAVQNMVSFNKNEMA, encoded by the coding sequence ATGGAACAAGAAATGGTCTTAAAAAACGAAAATAGTTTGTCTTCTAGTTTGAAGCAAATGCTTTTGAAACTTACGCCAAGTATTAAAAAAGATGGCATTATAAAATCCTTAAAAAATACTGGTATAACGCTTCTATCCATACTATTATTCATTGGTTTATGGCAGATGGGTTCTAAGGCACTGTACAATAAAGAGGCAAATTACAGAGTGGAAAAAGCACTGCAAGAACAGGGAGAAGCGGCTGCAGTTGCTGAACGCGCATGTATTGAATCTGGCGACAGTAGTTGCCAGCCCAATACCTTGCCATCACCATCTCAAGTATGGGCATCCTTACAATCTTTGATAGCGGATCATAAAGTTATACGTGCAGATAAAGCGGCATTTGCAGAGAAAATGGCGGTCACTAATGAGAAAATGATTTCTCAAGGTAAAGATCCAATTGTATATACAGGTAGAGCCTCATTTGTAGATATAGTCTTAACAAGTATAAAAACAGTATTTGCCGGTTTTCTTTTAGCAATGTTTATCGCAGTACCTATTGGAATAGTAATAGGACTAAGTCCTTCATTACGAAGCGCCTTTAACTGGTTCATTCAAATTTTTAAACCAGTATCGCCAGTTGTATGGTACCTGTTGGTTTTTATGATCGTAAAAACATTGTATATCGGCGACAATTCTGATAATGCCTTTGTAATATCATTTATTAGTGTAGGTCTTTGTGCCATGTGGGCAACCTTGGTAAACACTGCAATGGGTGTTGCATCTGTAGATAAAGATTATATCAATGTTGCCAAAGTATTAAAGTTGGGCACTTTTCAAAAAGTATTCAAGGTGATATTACCTTCTTCTTTACCGTTAATTTTTACGGGACTTCGTATTACGCTATCTGTGGCGTGGATGGTATTGATTGCCATTGAACTTTTAGCACAAAGTCAGGGATTAGGTCTTTTCGTATGGGAAGAATTTCAGAACGGTGCTAACGATTCTAACTCAAAAATTATTGTGGCAATGTTCGTCATTGGTATCATTGGTTTCTTGTTAGATAGACTGATGCTTGCTGTACAGAATATGGTTTCTTTCAATAAAAATGAAATGGCATAA